Proteins encoded within one genomic window of Gloeobacter kilaueensis JS1:
- a CDS encoding leucyl aminopeptidase → MEFEAVRITPGDYRGDALLVGLFQDGPAPAEVLSALDPVAAQVVLEVIAEEEFKPKPRQKLSVRVGSAASVRKVVLVGLGERSKYTLEALRQAVGEGARALKAIKAASAGVWIPPAGDDELASVEAIVEGLCLALHTDARFRSHKKNGDGEGNGSENKLAKVSLIVGGEADFEAAIRKGNILAEGTIFARELVSAPANYVTPTYLAEQAQAIADAGGLTSEILEKEDCERLGMGAYLGVAQGSDMPPKFIHLTYKPAEGTPRKRLAIIGKGLTFDSGGLSIKPAKGMELMKIDMGGAAAALGAARALAQLKPNVEVHFIVAATENMVSGHAIHPGDILTASNGKTIEVDNTDAEGRLTLADALVFAEKLGVDAIVDLATLTGACVVALGNDIAGLLSPNDELASQVRAAGEASGEKFWPLPMEDTYFENMKSVVADMRNTGSRDGGTITAALFLKQFVEKTPWVHLDIAGPVWTEKQRGYLNRGGTGFGVRTLVRFVLAQ, encoded by the coding sequence ATGGAATTTGAAGCAGTCCGGATCACCCCAGGCGACTATCGGGGAGACGCTCTGCTGGTGGGGCTGTTCCAGGATGGACCGGCTCCGGCGGAGGTGTTGAGCGCTCTCGATCCGGTTGCCGCCCAGGTGGTGCTCGAAGTCATCGCCGAAGAAGAATTCAAGCCCAAACCCCGCCAGAAATTGAGCGTCCGCGTCGGTAGTGCCGCCTCGGTGCGCAAGGTGGTGCTCGTCGGCCTGGGGGAGCGCTCGAAGTACACCCTCGAAGCGCTGCGCCAGGCGGTGGGCGAGGGAGCCCGCGCCCTCAAGGCCATCAAGGCGGCGAGCGCCGGAGTCTGGATACCCCCTGCAGGGGACGATGAACTCGCGAGTGTCGAGGCTATCGTCGAAGGTTTGTGCCTCGCCCTGCACACCGACGCCCGCTTCCGCTCGCACAAAAAAAATGGCGACGGCGAGGGCAACGGCAGCGAAAATAAACTTGCGAAAGTGAGCTTGATTGTCGGCGGCGAAGCCGACTTCGAGGCGGCGATCCGCAAGGGCAACATCCTCGCCGAGGGCACGATCTTTGCCCGCGAACTGGTCTCCGCTCCGGCCAATTACGTGACGCCTACCTACCTGGCGGAGCAGGCCCAGGCGATCGCCGACGCCGGCGGCCTCACAAGCGAAATTCTCGAAAAAGAAGACTGCGAGCGGCTGGGGATGGGCGCTTACCTCGGGGTGGCGCAAGGATCGGACATGCCGCCCAAATTTATCCACCTCACCTACAAACCTGCCGAGGGTACCCCCCGCAAGCGGCTTGCGATTATCGGCAAGGGCCTGACTTTTGATTCCGGCGGTCTGTCGATCAAGCCCGCCAAGGGCATGGAACTGATGAAGATCGACATGGGCGGCGCAGCGGCAGCCCTCGGTGCAGCCCGCGCCCTCGCCCAGCTCAAACCGAATGTCGAAGTGCATTTTATCGTCGCTGCCACCGAGAACATGGTCTCCGGCCACGCCATCCACCCCGGAGACATCCTCACCGCCTCTAACGGCAAGACGATCGAGGTCGATAACACCGACGCCGAGGGCCGCCTCACCCTGGCCGACGCTCTGGTCTTTGCTGAGAAGCTGGGGGTCGATGCGATCGTCGATCTGGCCACCCTCACCGGTGCCTGCGTCGTCGCCCTGGGCAACGACATCGCCGGTCTGTTGTCGCCGAACGACGAACTCGCCTCCCAGGTGCGCGCCGCCGGTGAGGCGAGCGGCGAAAAATTCTGGCCCCTGCCGATGGAGGACACCTACTTCGAGAACATGAAGTCGGTGGTGGCCGACATGCGCAACACCGGCTCACGGGACGGTGGCACGATCACCGCTGCCCTCTTTCTCAAGCAGTTCGTCGAGAAGACCCCCTGGGTCCACCTCGACATCGCCGGTCCGGTCTGGACTGAAAAGCAGCGCGGCTACCTCAACCGGGGTGGCACCGGCTTTGGCGTGCGCACCCTGGTGCGCTTTGTCCTCGCTCAGTAG